The genomic window CCGAGAGGCCCTTGAGCGAACGTTTCGGATGGCTTCCGACGCGCGTGAAGATGCCACACCTACGCGCAGGTTCGCTCGTTCCGGGGCGTGATTCCTGGAAGTGCTACCGCCCGCTCTAACGCGCGTCGGGCTCGACTTCGTCCAGTCCTACTTCGCGGCCGTCCTCAGCACTCCGAGCCGCCGCCAGCGCGAAGCGCATGGTGTGGCGCGCATCGCTACCGTTCTGACTTGGCTGACGGTCATTGAGCAGAGCGTCGACGAAATCGATGCCACCTAGCCGAAAGGACTCGGCCCAGTCGACGGGCAGGTCGTGGAATGCGCGGGTCTCGCCGTCGCGGTAGAGAACGACCGAGGGTTCGTCCAGAAGCTTGCCCGTGCAGCGATTCAACCAGAGAATTCCGTCACTGCCGTGGATCTCGGTGCGGTCATCACTCGCGTAGTAATCGGAGCGCACGCGCATTCCGAGCGAGGCGATGACCTCCCAGGAGCCGAATCGCGGTACGTCGCCCCCGTACTTCCAGGTGATCAGAGCGGGTCCGTCGATCAGGATGTTCTCGGCGAGTTGCGTCCAGTGGATGAACGCGTGCACGCGCTCGGGTTCCACCGGCATGAAGAAGCGTGCCATATTGAAACAGTGGTAGCCGTGGTCAAAGGTCGTGGCTCCGCCACCGCAGGTAGCGGGATCATGACGCCAGGCCTGGGTTTCCGGAGCGATCTCCCAGCCATCGCCGAAGCGCCCGGCGGCCGTCTTGAGCCGGACAGAGAGCGGCTCTCCGATCGCTCCTTCGGCAATCAGTTCGTGCGCTTTCACGTGCGGTGGATAGTGCATGAAATTCTCGAAGACGCGGAAGGTCCGGTCACACCCCTTCGCAACCTCGAGCAGGCGGTCGAGTTCTTCGAGTGTTCGAGTCGGAGGCTTTTGTAGCGAGACGTGCTTTCCCGCGCGCAACGCCGCCGTGGCGTGTTCCTCGTGCAGGTGATGAGGGGTGAGGATTTCCACGGCATCCACTTCGGGATCGGCGAAGAAGTCCTCGGTGTTCGTGTATGCGCGTCGCGCGCCCCATTCTTCGCGGCGCCGCTCTGCTAGCTCGGCGTTCACGTCACAGACGGCTGTGATCTCAGCGTGCTCGTGCTCCAGGTAACCCTGACACTGCAGGTCGGCAATGCGTCCACAGCCGAGAAAGCCCATGCGAATCCGGTTCGACATTGTCCGCAGCCTACCACCAATGGCGAACGCAAGTCCCCCAGCTTTGGCCGGTACCCCAAAAACAACGACCGCCCGCCACTCGTAGAGCAGCGGGCGGTCCGTTTTCGAGCAGACACTCTTCGGGTGTAGCTATCCGAAGATCGCCTATCCGTAGTTGATTCCCGGTTCAGAACTTCGCGTCTACCTCGAAGCGCAGCCGCGT from bacterium includes these protein-coding regions:
- a CDS encoding Gfo/Idh/MocA family oxidoreductase, which encodes MSNRIRMGFLGCGRIADLQCQGYLEHEHAEITAVCDVNAELAERRREEWGARRAYTNTEDFFADPEVDAVEILTPHHLHEEHATAALRAGKHVSLQKPPTRTLEELDRLLEVAKGCDRTFRVFENFMHYPPHVKAHELIAEGAIGEPLSVRLKTAAGRFGDGWEIAPETQAWRHDPATCGGGATTFDHGYHCFNMARFFMPVEPERVHAFIHWTQLAENILIDGPALITWKYGGDVPRFGSWEVIASLGMRVRSDYYASDDRTEIHGSDGILWLNRCTGKLLDEPSVVLYRDGETRAFHDLPVDWAESFRLGGIDFVDALLNDRQPSQNGSDARHTMRFALAAARSAEDGREVGLDEVEPDAR